The genomic interval TCAGGAGGAATAGTCGTTGAACCTTACCTTTCGGTCTTGGCTGCTGATTGCCCATTATCTTAACACTTAGGATTTAACCTTATGTCATCTAGTATATTTTTTCTGCTTTCGCCACTTTCACACTTGTACCATATTTTTATTTAGGTACTATGTTGTAGTTATACTAGTTTTAGGGGTTTCCAGCAATTCGAGTAGTATTGGATAGCTTTTTAAAGTTGCTACCTCTACATACATATTTCTATATATGCTGACTATACTTAATGGTCTAACTCATGACTGACACCCTACGAGTGCTAGAGTCACAAGTGTGCGACCATATTTTTAATCAAAATATGAAACTTTTCCTGCTGGAAGATTTGCCTTAAATATACTTGTATCTCCATATTTACTTATATCCATAAATGCTCCTGGACCTTTTAAAGCTCTTTTTTCATTTAACATTCCCCAACCATAAGTACTATCTGGGAACATTGTGACATTTCTTAAATTAGCTTCAGACATAGTTACTGGATCTTGACTTAATTCAGTCTTATCTGTTGTAGTAAATAAAGTTTGACGAATTTGATCAGCTGTCATCCAATCAAATTTATCATATACTAAAGCTGCTGCTCTTGTAACTCTAGGTGCTGCATAAGATGAACCTGATCCTATGCTTCCATTAGGAGGAGAGATACTTGTAATCTTAAGCACTCCATCTTCATCAGCAGAAATAGACCAGTATGCTGCTTCACTTCCAGCTTTCGATAAGTCATCTAGTACATTATATTGACTTCCTTTTTTTGCACTTACACCAACAACAGATATCCAACCTGGTTCTAATCTTTTATCAAAATATGGGAAACCTGCTTCTACTGAAGCATTTTGATTTGCTTTATTTCCAGCAGACCATATAAATAGTCCTCCTTTATTTTCTACCGCATCTCTAAAATAAGGTAGCATAAAGTTTGGTTGATCTCCTGAGTTCATTTGTTCAAAAGTTAAAGGTAAATTTCCTTCACCTCTATAAGTTCTGAATTTTGAACTATCATAAGAATCATCACTACCAAAAGATTGATTGAATATCTTTACACTTTGACTTCCAAATTTAGCCATTGCAGCATCATAGATTTCTTTTGTTGCTAAAATTCCACCTGTTCTTGTTTTAGTACTTCCATTTTCTGGATCTACATATTGATAATTCCAACCAATACTTCCTACAATAAGACCAATCTTATTATTAGCTCTATTAGTTGATCCTAAAGTTGTTGCAAGGTTATTTGGAGCATAGTCTAAATCTCCAATAACTTCTAAAACTTCTTCTCCATGTTCCATTTTAGTTGCACTTATTGGAGTTCCTGGTATTGCATCTTCTATATATGGTTGACTTGGAGATATTATTTCTATATCTGTATAGATATCTGTTAAATTTTCATTTCTTCTTGGAGTTATTGAATTACCTTTTTTATCTTCAGCAGTAGTTCTTACTGCATTTACAAAATTACTATCCAGTACTGCAACTCTTACTCCATTACCATCTACTGCACTATTGTCATTTGGAATACTTGCTCCTGAACTTCTTTGTGCAGCATAAAGATTTGTTTTTAATGCTGACATATTACTTTTGTCTAAACCTGTATCCACTGTCGGAAAAGTATCTTCTATTGTCCTTGGTGTTCCTGGATTTGTCCCTGGATTTACTGGTAGATTGCTAGCTCCACCTCCTCCTCCTCCTCCGCCACCACAGCTAACGAACAAGATAGAAGACAAAGCAATTAACATCATTTTACTTTTTAAAATTTCTTTTTTCATTTTTTAACCTCCCTCATCTTATACAAACTTTTGTGCACAACATTTTGATTCCCTCATTTAAGTTAGTTTAAATTTTAACATAAAATTAGCTTATACTCAATTTTTATTTATCTTTTTTATTATTTTTCAAACTTCTTTAAAAAATGATATAATAAAAAAATAAGGAGATGATATTATGAGAATTTTTGTATGTGATGCTTTTAGTTCTGAAATTTTTAAAGGCAATCAAGCAGGGGTTGTAATACTAGATGAGAAGGAAAACTATCCTGATGAAAACTTTATGAAAAATATTGCAGCTGAACTAAAACATTCTGAAACTGCTTTTGTAAAACAAATAGATAATAAAACATTTAAAATTAAATACTTTACTCCAACAGATGAAGTTGACTTATGTGGTCATGCTACAATTTCAGTTTTTTCTACTTTAAGAAGTCTAAAAATAATAGACCCTGGTAAATATATTGCTGAAACTTTAGCAGGAAATTTAGAAATAATAGTGGATAAGGACTTTATCTGGATGGATATGTCCCTTCCAAAAGTTGAATACATTTTTAATTCGGATGAAATTAAAGAGTTATATTCTGCTTTTAACTTAGACTTAAGTCAAGCTTCTAAAAGTTTAGTTCCTAAAATTGTAAATACAGGTTTAAGTGATATTATTATTCCTATTGAAAATAAGGAAGTTTTGGATAGTTTTATTATGAATAAGGAAAAAGTAATAGAACTTTCTAAAAAATATAATGTTGTAGGAGCTCACCTTTTCTCTTTAGATAAAGAAAAGAATTTCACTGCTTTTTGTAGAAATATTGCTCCCTTGGTTGGCATTGATGAAGAATGTGCCACAGGTACTTCAAATGGTGCCTTAACTCATTATCTAAAAGAATACAATATCATTTCTGTAAAAGATATAAATAGTTTTAGACAAGGAGAGGCTATGCAAAGAGCTTCAACTATTTTGAGTAGATATAAAGAAGATGGTGTGACTATACAAGTTGGTGGAAATGCTGTGATTTCTTTTGAATGTAAAATATACTAATAAAAATTATGGCTGTTGCAAATTATACTTCTTAATCTAAAAGTTAAAAAATAAGTAAGTTACGAATGTAGATTTTAGATAAAAAATTAAAGCAAGTGAGCCGAGCAAAAGCATGAGTGTTTGAGCAAAGCGAGTTTCATGTTTTGCAGCGAAACGTTAATTTTTTATCGTTAAGAAATCTACTCAGTAACGAACTATTTTTTACTTTTTGTAAATTTGCAACAGCCTCTAAGATTTTATTTATATTCTATTTTTATTTGTTTTCCACAAAATGCTATACCTAGATATGTTATATCTTTTACACCATTTTGTTTTAGTGATACATCATATTTTTTATTCTCTATTTGTCTTAATGCTTCTTTTGATATTTCTTCTAAATTTTCTATGCTATCTGTTGCTTTAAATTCCATTATAAAGGCTCTTTTAGTTTTATTCTTTGGCTCTATTACAAAGTCATATCTTCCTAAGCCACTTTCTATATTTGATTTTGTAATATACTCACCTTCTAAATATAGACCCATACCCATAATCAATCCATGGTAAAAAGCTTCGTTTCCTTTCTTAGTATCATTGTAGCTAACTGAAGTTAATAGTATCTCTTGTAATCTTTCTTCATATTCATCTATTCTATTTTCTGTTAAGGCTTCCATTAAATACAATAATTTACTTCCTCTACCGAAGTATTTTTCTAGAAAAGTATCTCTAAAAAGCTCCTTAATTTCCTTATTTGGTAATCTTAAAACATAATTCTTATGATCTATTTTTTCTTCTACTGTTAAATAACCACTGAATAACATCAATTCCCATAATTCATCTTCACTTAGCAATTTTGATAAGTCTGATGTCCCTGATATATTTTGTTTTAATCCTTCTCCATTAAATAATCTTTCAAGAGCTTCTATTGTGTTCTTTGTTATTTTTTTTAATACATCTTTTATCAAATCATTTCCTGATGTATCTACCCAATAAGCTCTCAATTCTTTAAATCTTAAAAAATTTAATATACTCCAAGGATTGTATACTTCACTATCTCCAAATTTATATCCATCATACCAATCTTTTACATTTGATATTTCTTGCTCTATTCCATAATATTTAAGGCTTTTTTCTACTTCTTCTTCTGTTAAACCATAGCTATCTGTGTAGACATCACTTAATATTGTATATGTACTTAAATTATTTAAATCTGAGAATATTCCAGCTTTTATCACTCTTATTATTCCAGTTAGAACTCCCATTTGTAAATAGCTATTATCTTTTAACACTGTACTATAAAAAGTTTTAAAGAAATCTTTTGCTTTTTCATAATATCCATTTATGTAGGCTGATACTAATGGGCTATCATATTCATCTATTAATACTACCACCTTTTTATTATATTTTTCATATAGTATTTTTGTTAAAAATTTTAGTGATCTTCCTAAGTTAGATAAATTAGCATTTTCATTGATTATTTTCTTAAATTTATCAGAATCAGTTTCTACTAATTCATTTATTAAGTAGTTATATTCAGAAAACAGTTCAGAAAGTATAATAGTTATTTTTTCTTCCATTTCTTCCCAAGTTGAAGCTTTTAAATCTTTTAATGATAAAAATATAACTGGGTATTGTCCTTGTTCTTTAAAGGCTTCTGTTTTTTCTATATATAAATCTTTAAATATTTTTTTATTTTCTTCTCTATTTTCTATATCAAAAAAGTACTTTAACATAGACATATTTAATGTTTTTCCAAATCTTCTAGGTCTTGCAAATAATTTTACTTCTGAGCCATCTTTTATTATTTCTTCTATAAATTTTGTTTTATCAAAATAATAAAAATCTCCTTCTATTATTTTTTTAAAGTCACTTACTCCTATTGCTAACCTTTTCATAACACCCCTCCTTTTTCAAAACTTTATATTTTATATATTATACAAAAAAAAGAGAGTCCTTGCAAATTTACAATAACTCTCTTATCTCTTAAAATTTCTATTTTTATCCTCCAAGGTATGCTTTCTTTACTCTATCATTATGTAGTAAATCTTTTGCATTTCCTTCAAGAACTATTTCTCCTGTTTCTATAACGTAAGCTCTATCTGAGATAGAAAGTGCCATTTTAGCATTTTGTTCTACCAATAGGATAGTAGTTCCCTTTTCTTTTAATTGTTTTATAACTTCAAAAATTTCTTTAACAAATAGTGGTGAAAGTCCCATTGATGGTTCATCTAAAATTAAAAGTTTAGGTCTGCTCATCAGAGCTCTTCCCATAGCAAGCATCTGTTGTTCTCCACCTGATAAAGTTCCAGCTAACTGATTTTTTCTTTCAGACATTCTAGGGAAAACTTTATAGAAGTTTGCTCTATCTTCTTCTTTCTTTTCAGCACTATCTTTTATTGTGAACTGTCCTAATTTTAAATTATCTTTAACTGCAAGTTGTGAAAAGATTCTTCTTCCTTCTGGAACTTGAGCTATACCTAATTTACAAATATTATGAGCTTTTTCTTTTAATAAATCTTTTCCTTCAAATATTATAGAACCACTTTTGGGAGTTATAAGTCCAGATATAGTCTGTAATGTAGTTGTTTTCCCTGCACCGTTAGCTCCTATAATAGATACAACTTCTCCTTCATTTATTTCTAATGAAATTCCTTTAAGAGCTTGTATATTATCATAGAAAACCTGCAAGTCTTTTACTTCTAACATTGCCATTATTCATCTTCCTCCTTACCTAAATATGCTTCTACAACTTTTGGATTATTAATAACTTCTTGTGGATCCCCACTTGCTAATATTTGTCCATAATTTAACACAACTAATCTTTCACAGATACCTAATACTAGTTTCATATCATGTTCAATTAATAAAACTGCTATTCCAAACTTATCACGAATTAATTTTATAGTATTCATTAGATCTTCTGTTTCTTTTGGATTCATCCCTGCTGCTGGTTCATCTAAAAGAAGAATTTTAGGTTCTGTTGCCATGGCTCTGGCAATTTCTAATTTTCTTTGTTCCCCATAAGGTAAATTACCTGCACGCATATTTGCATACTTATCTAGGTCAAATATTTTTAAAAGCTCCATTGCTTTTTCTTTAGCTAACTTTTCTTCTTTCCAAAAACTTGGTAAACGAAACATACCTGTGAAAATTCCATATTTCATACGGAAATTATATGCAGCAACAACATTGTCTAATACTGATAGATATTTAAATAGTCTGATATTTTGGAAAGTACGAGCCAAACCTTTTTTTACAAGAGCTGAAGTTGATGTTTTAATAACATCTTCACCATCTAAAGTATATTCTCCAGAACTAGCATTATATACTCCTGTTAAGATATTAAATACTGTTGTTTTTCCTGCTCCATTAGGTCCTATTAAACCTATTAATTCTCCAGATTTTATTTCTAAATTAAATTTATCTACTGCCTTCAATGCTCCAAAACTAATTGAAATATCTTTTGCAACTAAAAGAGGTTTTTTATTTTCCATCTTCTTCACCTCTTTTTGACTTATTAGTAAAATAAGAAATTACTTTACTAATTTGAAATTCTTTTCTACCTAGTAAACCTTCAGGTCTAAATAACATCATTATTATTAATATCAATGGATAAACTATCATTCTATATTCTGCAAAGCTTCTTAATACTTCAGGTAAAATAGTAAGAACTATAGCTGATAATATTGAACCTGTGAAACTTCCCATTCCTCCAAGTACAACCATAACAAGTATATTTATCGAATAGTTATAGTCAAATTGTTTTGCACCTAAAATTCCTAAGTTATGTGCGTAGATTCCACCTGCTATACCTGCAAATATTGCTGATAAAACAAAGGCAAAAGTTTTGTAATATGTTGTATTTATTCCTGATGCTCCACTTGCTATTTCATCTTCACGAATAGCAAGAACTGCTCTACCGTGTCTACTTGTCATAATAGAATACATAAATATAACTGAAAATATAGTTATAAAGTATATAAGTGTGAAGTTATTAACTCTAGGAATTCCTGTTAAACCTTGAGCTCCACCTGTAAATTTAAAATATTCTATTAAAACTCTTATAATTTCCCCAAAGGCTAGAGTTATGATTGCAAGATAGTCTCCTGTAAGTCTTAAAGCTGGTATACCAATGATAAAACCAATGATACCTGCTACTATTCCTCCAACTATCAGAGCTACAATATAACCTGGATAACCTGAAAGAAAACCTGACTTAGTTAAAAGTGCTGCTGTATATGCACCTATTGACATAAATCCTGCGTGTCCTAGAGTTATTTGTCCTAAACAACCAACTGTTATATTCAAACTAGCTGCTAAAATTACATTTATTAAAATTAATATTATAATTCCAATTTGATATCTACTTATGAATCCTGAATTTATTAAAGAGAAAAGAATAAAATATAGAACTAATAAAATTGCATAAGTAGCTATATAACTTAATTTTTTATTTTTATCCATTATACTTTCTCCTTTACATTTTTTCCAAGTATTCCAGTAGGTTTAAATAATAAAACTATAATTAATATTGAAAATACAAAAGCATCTGCAAGTTGTGATGATAGATATGCTCTTGTTAAACTTTCAACAATTCCTAATATGAATCCTCCTATTACAGCACCTGGTAATATTCCTATTCCTCCTAAAACTGCTGCAACGAAAGCCTTTATCCCAAGCATAGATCCCATTAAAGGTTGAATTTGTGGATAAGCTGAAACATATAGAACTGCTGCAACTGCTGCAAGTCCACTTCCTATTGCAAATGTAAGTTGTATTGTTCTATCCACATTTATTCCTACTAAAGCTGAAGCTGCATAATCTTGACTTGTTGCTATCATAGCCTTTCCATATTTAGTTTTCTTCATAAATAATTGTAAAGCTATTGATAATATTACAGTTACAACTATAGTTACAACTGCTCCAAAACTAATTTGTATACTATCTCCTAATTTTATTGAATCTTGAATAAAAATTTTAGGAAAAGATCTAGTATTTGGTGTAAATACTTTCATGAATACATTTTCTAAAAATAAACTAACTCCTATAGCTGTAATTAAGTTTGAAATTCTTGGTGAATTTCTTAGTGGTCTATATGCTATTCTCTCTGTTAGACAACCAACTATTGCACAAATAATTATTGCTGGTATAACTGAAACCCATACTGGTAAACCCATAGATGACAATGTTGGTATTGAGAATAATGAAACATATGCACCTATCATTATTATATCTCCATGTGCAAAATTTATAAGTTGTGCTATACCATATACCATTGTATATCCTAAGGATACTAGGGCATAGATACTTCCAATTTGTAAACCATTAATTATCTGAAGTAAAAACTCCATTTTATCCTCCCATTCTATTATTCATTAAAAGAGAAAACAATTTCCACTAAATTAAAGTCTTTATTTAATCCATTAACAAAGCAGAAATTGTTTTTATCCTTAAATATTTAAATTTTATTTAGACACTACAGAATCAAATGTATAATCTCCATTTACTATTTTGATTATAGTTATACTCTTAACAGGGTTATTCTTTTCATCAAAAGTTAAATGTCCTGTGATTCCATCAAATTCTAATTCTTTTATTGCTTTAGCTACTGCTTCTTTATCTGTAGTTCCTGCTTTTTCTATTGCAGCTTTTAAAATATATGCAGCATCATAACTTAAAGCAGAGAATGCAGAAGGTTCATCATTGTATTTTTCTTTATAGTTCTTTATAAAGTTTTGTACTTTTTCATTGCTATCTTTTGTTGAATAGTGATTAGCAAAGAATACATCTTCTATTGCAGCATATGATGATGGGTCAACAGTTTTTACAACTCCATCCCAACCATCTGAACCAACTATAACTGATTTTATTCCAACTTCTCTTGCTTGTATAGCTATTAAACCATCTTGTTCATAGTAATCAGGAACAAATAAAACATCTGGATTTTGTTGAGCTATTTTAGTTAATTGAGCTTTGAAATCTTTGTCCCCATCTGAATATCCTTCTCTTGCAACAATTTGAATTCCTTGAGCTTCTGCTTCTTTAGCAAATGCATTTGCTACTCCATCTGAATAGTCACTTGAGTTATTAGACATAATAGCCACTGTTTTAGCTGCTAATTTATCTTTAGTAAATTTTGCTAAAACTTCTCCTTGATAAGGATCTGTGAAACATACTCTAAATATATTTGATCCAGCTTCTGTTATATTAAGTTGAGTTCCTGTAGGAGTTATCATAGGTATACCATCTTGAGCTGCAACTTCTGCAACTGCAACACTTGGTTTAGATGTAATGTCACCAATTAAAGCTACCATTCCCCAATCTACAAGTTTGTTATATGCATTTACTGCTTCTGTAGAATCTCCTTTTTCATCTAAAAGGTTTAATTCAATTTGTTTTCCTAATATTCCACCGTTTGCATTGATTTCATCAACTGCTAATTTAAGTCCGTTAGTTGCTGATATTCCATAAATTGCAACTGAACCTGTTAATGGTCCTATAGCTCCAATTTTTATAGTTTCTGCTTCTGTTGATGCTGGTTTTTCTGCTGCTTTTTCTCCTCCACAAGCTGCTAATAAAAGCGAAGCTCCAAGTAGAGTTGTTACTAATTTTTTCTTCATTTTATTTCCTCCAAATTATTTTTTATATTTAAGCCATACTATATCAAAAAATCAGAAAAAAGTAAAGTGTTTTTTTAATATTTTTGTATCAAAAAAAAAGACAGTTTATTTAAACTGCCTTTTTATGCTTATTTTTATCTATATTATTTTAGTAAATATTTTTTTCATAATAATAAAAATGCTTGTATAATATAAAATATAAGAAAAAAAGGAGACTAAAATTTTAGTCTCCTTTCAAGTTTTATAGATTTTATTAGAATATAACTCTAAGTCCTACTCCACCTCTTATGTTATGTCCTTTTGTATCGTAACCAATATTTCCAGTTAATCCAATTCTTTGGTTATCTACACCGATATTAAGATCTGTTTTAACATTTCCTCTTCTATCTTCTTTTTCACCTCTGATATTGAACCAATCTGCTGTTGTATAAGCTACTCTAGCTTTGTTCTTACCATTAGCTACTCTTCCTAATTCATTTTCATAAGCTACTGATACTCCAACTCTTAATGTCTTTCTTCCAAAGTATTGTTTGAATCCTAATTCAGCACCAATTTCTGGTCTTATTGAGAAGTAATCTTTAGATTTAACATCTAATCTGATTTCTCCTGATCTTTCTTTTATTTTACTGAATCTTCCATATTCTAAACCTAGAGCTGCATATGGTCTTAAGTTGAATGATTCACTTAGTCTAAAGTCTTTACTGATTTCATTCTTTATTCCTATTCCATATGTACGGTATCTTCCTTTTGCATGGAATACTTCATCTACAACTAAGAATCTTCTATGCATTTTGTTGTATCCTACAGATATATCTCCAGATATTGTCCAGTTCAAGCTGTTGTTATCATCAAATGGAACTGATTTAAACAATCCAACTTTTCCTTGTAACATTTCTTCTTTAGAATTTCCAATATCTTTAAACTTAAATGTATTATTAACTATACCTGCATACCAACCTAATGTATCTCCCATTTTAACTGTTTCATCTTCATGAACATAAGCTACTCCATATGCATGGCTTCTGTAATCGATTACTCCAGCTGTATCTGTATTGTATTCTCCTCTAGTTCCAAATACTTTTACTTTATTTGAATCTTTAGATACAGTTTGCCATTCACTTCTTAAATAATTAAATTCTTTATTTAAGATATCTCCAGTTGCTTGTATTCTTTGTTGAACATTAGCATATTGGTGTCCCATCATTTCATCTGTTGCTTGTGCAAAAAGAACTTCTTCATTTTTACCAATGCTATTCAACTTAGTGAATACTTCTCTTTCTCTAGTTCCTAATGCTTCAACTCCATATCTTTGTTCTAATCCATCTAAGAAGTTGTATGTATCTGTTACTGCAACTGGTGTTGCTTTATTTGCAGCCCAAGCAGTGTAAGGAATTTTAACCATATAAATATTTGTCATTGTTCCATCAGCAGAATTTAGTGTAGGTGTTGCTAACCAAGTCAATCCTCCTGAATAAATATTCCAATCACTAACACCACTTGTTCTTATTGCATTATTATATGGATTTAAAATTTGTGGATCATTTATAACAATAGACTTACTATTAGTCATTTCAGTTGCTTCTGTTCCTATTATTAAATCTGCTTCTGAAGTTAGATTTCCTAATCCATTTATAGCATTTGTATAGTCTACTCCTGAAGTATTAACATAAAGTCCAATACTTGAAGCTGATACTGTTACAGGATTTCTTGCAAATGTATGTATATTTACTGGATTTTGTAAAACACCATTTATAGTAACTGTTGCACTTGTTGCTCCTTGTGGTGCATCTATTGCAGCTCCTCCTACAGCTTTTCCTGTTGGTGGTGTTGTGAAACTATAATCTGTATCAGTAGGGTCATTGCTTCCATTTACTGTTATATTTCCACGGTTAACAACAGTTCCTCCTTTTAAGTATACTCCTACTCCATTTGCACTATTAATTGTAATCGAACCACTGTTATTCAATGTAGAACCTTGTCCTAAGTAAACTCCTACTACATTATTGTAAGTTCCTGAACCTGTTGTAATATTACCAGTGTTTACTGCAGTTGCTCCATTGTCAGCATAAATTCCTGTTGTATTGTTTGCATTCAATACTATGTTATTATTATTTCTAGCTATACTTCCTGCTCCGCTTGCATACATTCCTAAACTATATTCACCATTTACATTTATTGTTCCATTATTTATTATATTTCCAGTATCTGTTGTACCATATCCAGCTGCCATTCCTATACTATATAGGTTTGATGATGGATTAGAAGCTCCTACTGTAATTGTTCCATTATTTGTAGCATTTCCTCCACGAATTGAATAGATACCTACATTTCCTTCACCTGTTCCAAAATTCATATTTCCAGTATTTGTTACAGTTCCAGCTGAATAAATACCATAGTTTCCACCATTTATTGAAGTTAGATTTGTTGAATTGTTTACAGTTCCAGTACTATCACTTGAATAAATATAAATGTTACCTGTTCCTAAATTTGCACTTCCTATTGTCGAATTAATTGTATTTCCAGTTCCTGCATTTGTTATTGCAACAGAAGAGTCACCTAAAGTAAATGTTGTTCCACTATTATTAATAGTTTGTCCACTTCCTACTGTATATACTCCTACTGCTTCATTTGCTCCTGTTACAATATTTCCACCAGTAAGATTGACATTTCCTGATTGAGAATATACTCCCACTCCTTTGTCTCCTACTGTAATTGTTCCACCTGTTACATCAGAAGCGTATCCAAACATAGCTATACCATTATTACCTACTGTAATTGTACCTGAATTGCTTGTAGTGTAATTTGTGGCTGTATTACTTCCATATAATCCAACACTTGAATCTCCTAAAGTAATTGTTCCTGTATTTCCTAAAGTAGTTCCTGCTGCAAGTGTAGCATCAGGTTTAAATAGTACTCCTACTGAACTTGTTCCAGTACTTGTTATTGTTCCTGCATTTGTTACACCTTGAGTTGTTGAACCTTCAGAATACATAGCTGTTGAGCTATTACCCATTGTTATAGTACCTGTATTTGTTAGAATACTGTCTGCTGTTCCATAAAGACCAGTTGATGTATCTCCTAAAGTAATAGTTCCTGTTGCATTATTATTAATAACTCCAAATTTAGCATACATTCCTGTTGAATTTGCACCACTAAGATTAATTGCTCCATTATTATTTAATGTAACAGCAGCTCTATTAGCTAATAAGTTTTCTTGTGCAATTGCAGTTTGTCCTGCTTGTGTACCTGTTATAGTATTACTATTATTGTTATCAATTGATGAATTTGAAATTTCAAGTTTATTATAATCATCATTAGTATCGTCAAGATTTACACTTTTATCTATAGTTAATTTACTTAAATATAGCATAAAAGGCTTGTAATTAGTATTT from Fusobacterium pseudoperiodonticum carries:
- a CDS encoding ABC transporter substrate-binding protein, coding for MKKKLVTTLLGASLLLAACGGEKAAEKPASTEAETIKIGAIGPLTGSVAIYGISATNGLKLAVDEINANGGILGKQIELNLLDEKGDSTEAVNAYNKLVDWGMVALIGDITSKPSVAVAEVAAQDGIPMITPTGTQLNITEAGSNIFRVCFTDPYQGEVLAKFTKDKLAAKTVAIMSNNSSDYSDGVANAFAKEAEAQGIQIVAREGYSDGDKDFKAQLTKIAQQNPDVLFVPDYYEQDGLIAIQAREVGIKSVIVGSDGWDGVVKTVDPSSYAAIEDVFFANHYSTKDSNEKVQNFIKNYKEKYNDEPSAFSALSYDAAYILKAAIEKAGTTDKEAVAKAIKELEFDGITGHLTFDEKNNPVKSITIIKIVNGDYTFDSVVSK
- a CDS encoding autotransporter-associated N-terminal domain-containing protein → MVKNNLYMVEKNLRSIAKRYKGVKYSLGLAILFLMMGLGAFAQDVMSTEEIAASKENLRSSVGTLQNKVEAARKENQKAIDGLKLELIQLMEQGDQVVKSPWMSWQFGANYMYNDWRGTYKGRGDKAEKYPYEGIFTRSENPYERYTSPDSKNYSLLEKSSNPQSASTNRRGGLKSYGLAGTKTVKEPIVGFEVSAGINPRVFNAPTVTPLNATQPNLPRAINFEPPQPTVPNITSTNVDIQVVELESYWNSYGDTVLGKNINVTGRHKTSEGSSLTGTAPTSPPQKKDNAIVEYIQVGATSYNSAADSVMEVDVTRKRAVTLDPIGTSTSRLEFTNNGTILLTADETGGIEVQTNNDGGVDDTIGINGATGNIIGSGKRQVGMIFTDEGLSTGIYTLQNDGTITMNGEGSLGYGLKVTSNWTAVVINNNTITMKGNKSYGIAIGRDNNGLQPSSSATNNGTINIEGDESGGIAILHDMQGGIKNTTNAVINVSGENSFGMYSKINKNYDNDGTINIIGSKNKSMGLRMEEAGASLTNKNLISISSTGSDNIGIYASNGNVTNDTNSKIAVTAGQNIGMMATGAGIVTNKGDVTVTSDGSVGVVQTGGTVNNEKDITVTGKTSATGRGTAGIIATGGTYNTTAPGNVRFDVEGKGSLGVYSKSSIVNLATYDIKAKDQAVNFVSEAGGAINLNAAGSATTGQKSLLFYTNGGTININQPMSATIEGGTDANSRGTAFYYVGTGTYSPFNQGVVGSWITSTFNNTLHNLTLTMNPGSRLFIAQNVGMNLTDANPNGLFPATLGPTIVNTNYKPFMLYLSKLTIDKSVNLDDTNDDYNKLEISNSSIDNNNSNTITGTQAGQTAIAQENLLANRAAVTLNNNGAINLSGANSTGMYAKFGVINNNATGTITLGDTSTGLYGTADSILTNTGTITMGNSSTAMYSEGSTTQGVTNAGTITSTGTSSVGVLFKPDATLAAGTTLGNTGTITLGDSSVGLYGSNTATNYTTSNSGTITVGNNGIAMFGYASDVTGGTITVGDKGVGVYSQSGNVNLTGGNIVTGANEAVGVYTVGSGQTINNSGTTFTLGDSSVAITNAGTGNTINSTIGSANLGTGNIYIYSSDSTGTVNNSTNLTSINGGNYGIYSAGTVTNTGNMNFGTGEGNVGIYSIRGGNATNNGTITVGASNPSSNLYSIGMAAGYGTTDTGNIINNGTINVNGEYSLGMYASGAGSIARNNNNIVLNANNTTGIYADNGATAVNTGNITTGSGTYNNVVGVYLGQGSTLNNSGSITINSANGVGVYLKGGTVVNRGNITVNGSNDPTDTDYSFTTPPTGKAVGGAAIDAPQGATSATVTINGVLQNPVNIHTFARNPVTVSASSIGLYVNTSGVDYTNAINGLGNLTSEADLIIGTEATEMTNSKSIVINDPQILNPYNNAIRTSGVSDWNIYSGGLTWLATPTLNSADGTMTNIYMVKIPYTAWAANKATPVAVTDTYNFLDGLEQRYGVEALGTREREVFTKLNSIGKNEEVLFAQATDEMMGHQYANVQQRIQATGDILNKEFNYLRSEWQTVSKDSNKVKVFGTRGEYNTDTAGVIDYRSHAYGVAYVHEDETVKMGDTLGWYAGIVNNTFKFKDIGNSKEEMLQGKVGLFKSVPFDDNNSLNWTISGDISVGYNKMHRRFLVVDEVFHAKGRYRTYGIGIKNEISKDFRLSESFNLRPYAALGLEYGRFSKIKERSGEIRLDVKSKDYFSIRPEIGAELGFKQYFGRKTLRVGVSVAYENELGRVANGKNKARVAYTTADWFNIRGEKEDRRGNVKTDLNIGVDNQRIGLTGNIGYDTKGHNIRGGVGLRVIF